ACCAGCGGGTTGTCTGACTTTTTACAGGACAGCTACCTGTGGCATGTGGTGCGCTTCTCGTTCTGGCAGGCGTTTCTCTCTGCCCTGCTCTCCGTGGTTCCGGCGATCTTTCTTGCCCGTGCGCTCTACCGACGGCGTTTTCCCGGCCGCCTGATGCTGCTGCGCCTGTGCGCGATGACGCTGATCCTGCCGGTGCTGGTGGCAGTGTTTGGCATTCTCAGCGTTTATGGTCGCCAGGGTTGGCTGGCGTCGCTCAGCCAGGCTTTCGGGCTGGAGTGGACCTTTTCGCCCTACGGCTTACAGGGCATTTTGCTGGCGCACATCTTTTTTAACCTGCCGATGGCCTCGCGCCTGCTGTTGCAACAACTGGAACTTATTCCCGGCGAGCAGCGCCAGTTAGCGGCACAACTGGGAATGCGCGGCTGGGCATTCTTCCGTTTCGTTGAATGGCCGTGGCTGCGCCGCCAGATCCCGCCGGTTGCGGCACTCATCTTTATGCTCTGCTTCGCCAGTTTCGCCACTGTTTTGTCGCTGGGCGGCGGGCCGCAGGCCACCACCATTGAATTAGCCATTTATCAGGCCCTGAGTTTTGATTACGATCCGGCCCGCGCGGCAATGCTGGCGCTGATCCAGATGATCTGCTGCCTGGGGCTGGTGCTGCTCAGCCAGCGCCTGAGCAAAGCCATTGCCGTTGGTAGCCATCAAATTCAGGGCTGGCGCAACCCGGAACAGACGCGCGTTAGCCGCATTACGGATATCACGCTGATCGTACTGGCGCTGTTGTTACTGCTGCCGCCGCTGCTGGCGGTAATGGTTGATGGCCTCAATCTCAGTTTGCTGAAGGTACTCGCACAACCGGTGCTGTGGCAGGCGGTATGGACATCGCTGCGCATCGCGCTGGCCGCCGGATTACTGTGCGTGGTGCTCACCATGATGTTGCTCTGGAGCAGCCGTGAGCTACGCGCCCGCCAGCGGGTAATGGCCGGGCAAACGCTGGAACTCAGCGGCATGCTGATCCTGGCGATGCCGGGCATTGTACTGGCGACCGGATTCTTTTTGCTGC
The nucleotide sequence above comes from Kosakonia sp. H02. Encoded proteins:
- the thiP gene encoding thiamine/thiamine pyrophosphate ABC transporter permease ThiP, producing MATRRQPLIAGWLLPGLTAATLMVAVALAAFLALWQNAPTSGLSDFLQDSYLWHVVRFSFWQAFLSALLSVVPAIFLARALYRRRFPGRLMLLRLCAMTLILPVLVAVFGILSVYGRQGWLASLSQAFGLEWTFSPYGLQGILLAHIFFNLPMASRLLLQQLELIPGEQRQLAAQLGMRGWAFFRFVEWPWLRRQIPPVAALIFMLCFASFATVLSLGGGPQATTIELAIYQALSFDYDPARAAMLALIQMICCLGLVLLSQRLSKAIAVGSHQIQGWRNPEQTRVSRITDITLIVLALLLLLPPLLAVMVDGLNLSLLKVLAQPVLWQAVWTSLRIALAAGLLCVVLTMMLLWSSRELRARQRVMAGQTLELSGMLILAMPGIVLATGFFLLLNNTVGLPTSADGIVIFTNALMAIPYALKVLENPMRDITARYSMLCQSLDIQGFRRLRVVELRALKRPLAQALAFACVLSIGDFGVVALFGNDEFRTLPFYLYQQIGSYRSQDGAVTALILLLLCFLLFTVIEKLPGRDAKTD